The genomic segment CCGCTTCCCTTCCTCGTCATGGGCGGCGATCGGGATCATTCCCCAGGGGGAGGGTCAGGGTGTCCTTTGCCCTGTGGGGCCTCACATGTCGTGGGCTCCGATCCGCCGCGCACCCGCCTGGGCGCGGGCGGCCGGCCCCGCGGCCTCCGGGCGGCCGGGCTGGGTCGCCGTGCCGCCCGCGGCGCGGGTGGACAGGGCCCCGCAGGCGCAGCCCAGCGCCGCCGCCGCGACGAGGTCGCCGGAGTCCAGCCAGCCGGCGAGGAAACCCGCGTCGAAGCTGTCGCCGGCGCCGACGGTGTCGACGGGGTCGACTTCGGTCCCGCTGACGAGCAGCGGTCCGGCTGAGTCCTGTACCACGGCCCCCCGGCGGCCCAGCTTGACCACGGGGACGGCGCCCGTACCGGCCAGCGCGCTCATGGCACCGAGCACCGTGCCCGCGCCGGTCAGGGCCAGGGCCTCCGCCGCGTTGGGGAGGACGAGGTCGCACGCCCCCAGCAGCCCGGGGGCCAGCTGCCATGAGCCGGCCGGGTCGTAGTTGGTGTCCAGCGAGGTGGAGGCGCCCCCGGCGCGCGCCGCACGGAACAGCGCCGGCAGCCGGCCGGCCAGCGCGGGTTGCAGGAAGTAGGAGGCGGCGTGCACGTGCCGGGCGGCCGGCAGCGTGCGGGGAGCGAAGTGCGGCAGGC from the Streptomyces sp. RKAG293 genome contains:
- a CDS encoding carbohydrate kinase family protein; translation: MGRPDLLVVGDANPDVLVTGAPLTPPGGQAEILVDGAVLALGGSAAIVAHGAARLGMSTALAAMVGRDAAGDFVLDVLSSAGVDISGCLRHESLPTGLSVCLNRPGGDRAILTAPGCLPHFAPRTLPAARHVHAASYFLQPALAGRLPALFRAARAGGASTSLDTNYDPAGSWQLAPGLLGACDLVLPNAAEALALTGAGTVLGAMSALAGTGAVPVVKLGRRGAVVQDSAGPLLVSGTEVDPVDTVGAGDSFDAGFLAGWLDSGDLVAAAALGCACGALSTRAAGGTATQPGRPEAAGPAARAQAGARRIGAHDM